A single Bifidobacterium asteroides DNA region contains:
- a CDS encoding NCS2 family permease, giving the protein MHKLFRLSDNNTTVSTEVVAGITTFFAMAYIIVVNPSVLSTAGMPWGAVFLATLIAAIIGTLIMGLVANVPYGVAPGVGLDAFFTFTVVKGLGFTWQQTMCMVFLCGLINILVTATKLRKMIIQAIPPLLQHAIGGGIGVFIAYVGLLNVGIIKFTPDKTSAAGANPGLTTFNTPGVILFVIGLLLTVFLLIFKFKGHLAFINKGAFVIAIIVVTLLGIPMGVTSMAKSVDLGQAWSQLPQTFLAIFSQDGFPALFSDPAKLPVVLVTIFAFSLSDTFDTIGTFVGTGRRSGIFSAEDEQALENGRGFSSKMDKALFADATATSIGALFGTSNTTTYVESAAGIAAGGRTGLTSVVIAACFALSAVFAPLISAVPSAATAPVLVIVGCMMMSSFAEIEWGELSEAIPAFFTAIFMGFAYSISYGVAAGFITYCLTMVCKRKGKEVHPIIWTVSALFILDFVLQAVL; this is encoded by the coding sequence CTTGGGGGGCCGTCTTTCTCGCCACTCTGATCGCTGCCATCATCGGCACCCTGATCATGGGGCTGGTGGCCAATGTGCCCTACGGCGTGGCGCCAGGAGTCGGGTTGGATGCCTTCTTCACCTTCACCGTGGTCAAGGGGCTGGGCTTCACCTGGCAGCAGACCATGTGCATGGTCTTCCTGTGCGGCCTGATCAACATCCTGGTCACCGCCACCAAGCTGCGCAAGATGATCATCCAGGCCATTCCGCCCCTGCTTCAGCACGCCATCGGCGGCGGCATCGGCGTCTTCATCGCCTATGTGGGTCTGCTCAATGTGGGCATCATCAAGTTCACCCCTGACAAGACCTCAGCGGCCGGCGCCAACCCTGGACTGACCACCTTCAACACCCCGGGGGTCATCCTCTTCGTCATCGGCTTGCTGCTGACCGTCTTCCTGCTGATCTTCAAGTTCAAGGGTCACCTGGCCTTCATCAACAAGGGCGCCTTTGTCATCGCCATCATCGTGGTCACGCTCCTGGGCATTCCCATGGGGGTCACCAGCATGGCCAAGTCGGTCGATCTGGGTCAGGCCTGGTCACAGTTGCCGCAGACCTTCCTGGCCATTTTCAGCCAGGATGGATTCCCCGCGCTCTTCTCCGACCCGGCCAAGCTGCCAGTGGTTCTGGTGACCATCTTCGCCTTCTCCCTGTCGGACACCTTCGACACCATCGGCACCTTTGTGGGCACCGGCCGGCGCTCAGGCATCTTCTCAGCCGAGGACGAGCAGGCTCTGGAAAACGGCCGAGGCTTCAGCTCCAAGATGGATAAGGCCCTGTTCGCCGATGCTACGGCAACCTCCATCGGCGCTCTCTTCGGCACCTCCAACACCACCACCTACGTGGAGTCCGCAGCGGGCATCGCAGCTGGTGGCCGGACCGGACTGACCTCAGTGGTCATCGCTGCCTGCTTCGCGCTCAGCGCCGTCTTCGCTCCCTTGATCTCCGCGGTGCCTTCGGCGGCCACCGCACCCGTCCTGGTCATTGTGGGCTGCATGATGATGAGCTCCTTCGCCGAGATTGAGTGGGGCGAGCTGTCTGAGGCCATTCCGGCCTTCTTCACGGCCATCTTCATGGGCTTTGCCTACTCCATCTCCTATGGTGTGGCCGCCGGCTTCATCACCTACTGCCTGACCATGGTCTGCAAGCGCAAGGGCAAGGAGGTCCACCCCATCATCTGGACGGTCTCGGCTCTCTTCATCCTGGACTTTGTGCTTCAGGCTGTGCTCTGA